One Mangrovimonas cancribranchiae DNA segment encodes these proteins:
- a CDS encoding SDR family oxidoreductase has translation MKNIIITGTSRGIGLELVQILANAGHNILALSRNELPVANLKLENVTTFSFDLSQETNYKKVAEFVTSNWNQVDILINNAGAILNKPFSETTMADFDYVYKTNVFGVSEMIRTVLPFMHKSSHVVTISSMGGVQGSMKFPGLAAYSSSKGAVITLTELLAEEYKEQGPSFNVLALGAVQTEMLEEAFPGYKAPTSAKEMANYIAEFSLTGNTYYNGKMLQVSNSTP, from the coding sequence ATGAAAAATATTATTATAACAGGAACAAGTAGAGGAATTGGCTTAGAATTAGTGCAAATTTTAGCCAATGCTGGACACAATATTTTAGCACTTTCTAGAAATGAACTACCAGTTGCCAATTTAAAGTTAGAGAATGTAACAACATTTTCTTTTGATTTAAGTCAGGAAACCAATTATAAAAAAGTGGCCGAATTTGTAACATCCAATTGGAACCAAGTAGATATTTTAATAAACAATGCAGGCGCCATTTTAAATAAACCGTTTTCAGAAACAACAATGGCCGATTTTGATTATGTGTATAAAACAAATGTTTTTGGAGTTTCAGAAATGATACGAACAGTATTGCCCTTTATGCATAAATCAAGTCATGTAGTTACTATAAGCTCTATGGGCGGTGTGCAAGGAAGTATGAAATTTCCCGGATTAGCAGCATATAGTTCTAGTAAAGGCGCCGTTATTACGCTTACCGAATTACTTGCCGAAGAGTATAAAGAACAAGGCCCATCGTTTAATGTATTAGCGTTAGGTGCTGTGCAAACCGAAATGCTTGAAGAAGCGTTTCCTGGCTATAAAGCCCCAACATCAGCTAAAGAAATGGCCAATTATATTGCCGAGTTTTCTCTAACAGGGAATACATATTACAATGGAAAAATGCTTCAAGTATCTAATTCTACACCATAA
- the ctlX gene encoding citrulline utilization hydrolase CtlX: MQQTTNTILMIRPINFRMNEQTAVNNYYQKVLDTLLPETVNAKAQQEFDSYVEKLRHVGVNVVVVSDTTEFDTPDSIFPNNWISFHENGTIALYPMFAENRRLERREDVLTQLEDSGFIIKDVVDYTSAEEEDVFLEGTGSLLLDRVNRKAYCALSPRADESLFIEFCEDFEFTPVVFHANQTVNGQRKAIYHTNVMMCLAETFAVICLDSIDDKKERKNVIEHLKSDGKEIIAITEDQVNSFAGNMLQVKGENEKRFLVMSQAAYQILNQGQISKIETHCEILTSSLDTIEACGGGSARCMMAEVFLPKA; this comes from the coding sequence ATGCAACAAACTACAAACACCATATTAATGATTCGTCCTATAAACTTTAGGATGAACGAGCAAACAGCTGTTAATAACTATTACCAAAAGGTTTTAGATACTTTATTACCAGAAACAGTTAATGCAAAAGCACAACAAGAATTTGATAGTTATGTAGAAAAACTAAGACATGTTGGTGTCAATGTGGTTGTTGTAAGTGATACAACGGAGTTTGATACACCAGACTCTATTTTTCCAAATAATTGGATTTCATTTCATGAAAACGGAACCATAGCCTTGTATCCTATGTTTGCAGAAAATAGAAGACTAGAGCGTCGTGAAGATGTTTTAACGCAACTAGAAGATAGCGGTTTTATTATAAAAGACGTTGTTGATTATACAAGTGCAGAGGAAGAAGATGTTTTTCTTGAAGGTACAGGAAGTTTATTGTTAGATCGTGTAAACAGAAAAGCGTATTGTGCATTGTCACCAAGAGCAGATGAAAGTTTGTTTATTGAGTTTTGCGAAGATTTTGAATTTACACCTGTAGTTTTTCATGCCAATCAAACCGTAAATGGCCAACGAAAAGCTATTTATCATACCAATGTTATGATGTGTTTAGCCGAAACCTTTGCCGTAATTTGTTTAGATAGTATAGATGATAAAAAAGAACGTAAGAATGTTATCGAGCACCTTAAATCTGATGGAAAAGAGATTATAGCAATTACCGAAGATCAGGTAAATAGCTTTGCGGGGAATATGTTGCAAGTAAAAGGCGAAAACGAAAAGCGTTTCTTGGTAATGAGCCAAGCTGCTTATCAAATCTTAAATCAAGGGCAAATATCAAAAATAGAAACCCATTGCGAGATTCTTACAAGTTCATTAGATACAATTGAAGCTTGTGGTGGCGGAAGTGCAAGATGTATGATGGCAGAAGTGTTTTTGCCTAAGGCTTAA
- a CDS encoding ATP-binding protein: protein MKKLITVFAFCCLFFGYSQTQKQDSLTVQLAFQNPDTLKVKTSIELIKVLYEQKDYYKALKFISESEKLSNKLEYNLGVAKVNYYKALIYTKKKDYLNAMDYYNKSKSIYASLNDTLCIAQINNNIGLIEIERGHYNKGLQYSLSAIKEFEKRHLINDLHLAYNNLAKAYYSVNNYDKAIEFYSKSLHIEQQNEGDGEINTILRLAELYSKEREYRKSIEYYEKGLNSNTLTDSLKGEVYPKLGGEYLQFNDYDKAAEYLIQGLKLNRNLNNKNGLLVTLNNLGKLNLKRNYLRYAEGQLIEAKDIAVTIDNKEEQLRNFKLLKALDSTNKNFDRAFIWQREFYQLKNKLDKQSPTQQDTAQQEDFVVSDLFETDDTEIAPEKTTTNNSLDAHKEESNRFKLILYALLAALVIVSTFLVLIYLKRNSRIKYTRALENKNKKIELQNEAILEQANHLEEINKVKDKLFSIVSHDLKDSLTSIKGFIDLLKDGSVTPEEFQSLIPELSENANNASLLLFNLLNWSKSQMQALEPNPSLFDIQEVFEEKVHLLEHKLEKKNIRLQDKTLKDFVYADRSMVEIIIQNLLTNAIKFSKAGDIITISNHISAGKSIISISDTGVGISKENQDKLFKNTSFTTIGTQNEKGTGLGLTICKDLVELNHGKIWVESDLNIGSTFYIELPKSKPENGNGNTQNLAAMASVN from the coding sequence ATGAAGAAGCTAATTACCGTATTTGCTTTTTGTTGTCTTTTTTTTGGTTATTCTCAAACCCAAAAACAGGATAGTCTTACCGTACAATTAGCTTTTCAAAATCCAGATACCTTAAAAGTTAAGACCTCTATAGAATTAATTAAGGTATTATATGAACAAAAAGACTACTATAAAGCCCTAAAATTTATTTCGGAAAGTGAAAAATTGTCAAATAAATTAGAGTATAATTTAGGTGTTGCCAAAGTAAATTACTACAAAGCACTTATTTACACTAAAAAGAAAGACTACTTAAATGCAATGGATTATTACAATAAATCCAAAAGTATTTATGCTTCTTTAAACGACACCTTATGCATAGCCCAAATAAATAATAATATTGGTTTAATAGAAATAGAAAGAGGCCATTATAATAAAGGGTTGCAATATTCGCTTTCAGCTATAAAAGAATTTGAAAAAAGACATCTTATTAATGATTTACACTTAGCCTACAACAATCTAGCAAAGGCTTATTACAGTGTTAACAATTATGATAAAGCCATCGAGTTTTATTCAAAATCATTACATATTGAGCAACAAAATGAGGGCGATGGAGAGATTAATACCATACTAAGATTAGCCGAATTATATTCAAAAGAAAGAGAGTATAGAAAATCTATTGAGTATTACGAAAAAGGACTAAACTCAAATACGCTAACCGATTCTCTAAAAGGTGAAGTTTACCCTAAACTTGGTGGCGAATACCTACAGTTTAACGATTACGACAAAGCTGCCGAATATTTAATACAAGGATTAAAACTAAATCGTAATCTTAATAATAAAAATGGCTTATTAGTCACCTTAAATAACTTAGGAAAACTAAACCTTAAGCGCAATTATTTACGCTACGCCGAAGGGCAATTAATAGAAGCTAAAGATATTGCTGTAACTATAGACAATAAAGAAGAACAGCTTAGAAACTTTAAACTTTTAAAAGCTTTAGACTCTACCAACAAAAACTTCGATAGAGCTTTTATTTGGCAGCGTGAATTCTATCAACTAAAAAATAAACTAGACAAACAATCTCCCACTCAACAAGATACGGCACAACAAGAGGACTTTGTTGTTTCAGATTTATTTGAAACTGATGACACCGAGATAGCTCCAGAAAAAACAACAACCAACAACTCTTTAGATGCCCATAAAGAAGAAAGCAATCGATTTAAATTAATTCTTTACGCATTACTTGCCGCACTAGTCATTGTTTCTACCTTTTTAGTGTTAATTTATCTGAAACGCAATAGCAGAATAAAGTACACCCGAGCATTAGAAAACAAAAACAAGAAAATCGAGTTGCAAAACGAAGCTATTCTTGAACAAGCAAATCACCTTGAAGAAATAAACAAAGTAAAAGACAAGCTTTTTTCTATTGTATCGCACGATTTAAAAGATTCGCTAACCTCTATTAAAGGCTTTATAGATTTATTAAAAGATGGCTCTGTAACCCCCGAAGAATTTCAGTCGTTAATTCCAGAATTAAGCGAAAACGCCAACAACGCCTCTTTACTGTTATTTAACCTTTTAAACTGGTCTAAATCGCAAATGCAAGCACTTGAGCCTAATCCTAGTCTTTTTGATATTCAAGAAGTATTTGAAGAAAAAGTCCACTTATTAGAGCACAAATTAGAAAAGAAAAACATCCGACTTCAAGATAAAACTTTAAAGGATTTTGTTTACGCCGATAGAAGTATGGTTGAGATTATTATTCAAAACCTACTCACAAATGCTATAAAATTTAGCAAAGCTGGAGATATTATAACCATATCTAATCATATTAGCGCTGGCAAATCGATTATTAGTATCTCTGATACTGGTGTTGGTATCTCTAAAGAAAATCAAGATAAGTTGTTTAAAAACACGTCTTTTACAACTATTGGTACACAAAATGAAAAAGGTACTGGTTTAGGTCTTACCATTTGTAAAGATTTAGTGGAGCTTAACCATGGCAAAATATGGGTTGAAAGCGATTTAAACATAGGAAGTACGTTTTATATTGAACTCCCTAAAAGTAAACCCGAAAACGGCAACGGTAATACACAAAATTTAGCCGCTATGGCTTCTGTTAATTAA
- the argS gene encoding arginine--tRNA ligase codes for MNLQQELSIQVKEAVKNIYQKNLDSVEFQATRKEFAGDITVVVFPMLRVVKGNPVQIGEAIGDFLVEHVEDVKAYNVVKGFLNIEINDSFYINFFNRIREQSKYGFETSKEGDKAVMVEYSSPNTNKPLHLGHIRNNLLGYSVAEILKASGKKVYKTQIINDRGIHICKSMLAWKRFGNGETPESTGLKGDKLVGNYYVKFDQEYKKEIEKLMSKGVLEDDAKKQAPIFIEAQDMLRQWEAGNEETVALWEKMNGWVYDGFDITYKNLGVDFDCLYYESNTYLLGKEFIDQGLKTGVFYKKDDGSVWCDLTNEGLDEKLVLRADGTAVYMTQDIGTAIQRIKDYPDVGGMVYTVGNEQDYHFKVLFLILKKLGFDWAKNLYHLSYGMVDLPTGKMKSREGTVVDADDLIVEMANTAEDISQELGKLDGYSKEEKQDLYKTIGLGALKYFILKVDPKKRILFDPKESIDFQGNTGPFIQYTYARIQSILRKADNIDISVSIENITLHDKEKELLKHVQLFPETIQLAADNYSPAIIANYIYDLVKEFNSFYQNVSILGADSDVEKVFRVQLSKTVSQVIKNGFLLLGIQVPERM; via the coding sequence ATGAACCTTCAACAAGAGTTATCTATTCAAGTAAAAGAAGCAGTTAAAAATATCTATCAAAAGAATTTAGATTCAGTAGAGTTTCAAGCAACTCGTAAAGAGTTTGCAGGAGATATTACTGTGGTTGTTTTTCCAATGTTGCGTGTGGTTAAAGGAAACCCAGTTCAAATAGGAGAAGCTATAGGAGACTTCTTAGTTGAACATGTTGAAGATGTTAAAGCCTATAATGTTGTAAAAGGGTTTTTAAATATTGAAATTAACGATAGCTTTTATATTAATTTTTTTAACCGAATAAGAGAGCAATCTAAATACGGATTTGAAACGTCTAAAGAAGGTGACAAGGCTGTTATGGTAGAATATTCTTCGCCAAATACAAACAAACCGTTGCATTTAGGTCATATAAGAAACAACCTTTTAGGCTATAGTGTTGCTGAAATTTTAAAAGCATCGGGAAAGAAAGTTTACAAAACTCAAATTATTAACGATCGTGGTATTCATATTTGCAAAAGTATGTTAGCATGGAAACGTTTTGGTAATGGTGAAACGCCAGAATCTACCGGACTTAAAGGAGATAAACTGGTTGGTAATTACTACGTAAAGTTCGATCAAGAGTATAAAAAAGAGATAGAGAAACTAATGTCTAAAGGCGTATTAGAAGACGATGCCAAAAAGCAAGCGCCCATTTTTATTGAAGCCCAAGATATGCTTAGACAATGGGAAGCTGGCAATGAAGAGACTGTCGCACTTTGGGAAAAAATGAATGGTTGGGTTTACGATGGTTTTGATATTACCTATAAAAACTTAGGTGTAGATTTTGATTGTTTATATTATGAGAGCAATACCTACCTTTTAGGGAAAGAATTTATAGATCAAGGTTTAAAAACAGGCGTATTTTATAAAAAAGACGATGGGTCTGTTTGGTGCGATTTAACCAACGAAGGTCTCGATGAAAAACTGGTGCTTCGTGCCGATGGAACGGCTGTTTATATGACACAAGATATTGGTACAGCCATACAGCGTATAAAAGATTACCCCGATGTTGGTGGTATGGTTTATACCGTTGGTAACGAGCAAGACTATCACTTTAAAGTACTGTTCTTAATCTTAAAAAAACTAGGCTTCGATTGGGCAAAAAACCTCTATCATTTAAGCTATGGTATGGTAGATTTACCTACTGGAAAAATGAAAAGTAGAGAAGGAACCGTTGTCGATGCCGACGATTTAATTGTCGAGATGGCAAATACTGCTGAAGACATTTCGCAAGAATTAGGCAAATTAGATGGTTATAGCAAAGAAGAAAAACAAGACCTTTATAAAACCATAGGTTTAGGTGCTTTAAAGTATTTTATACTAAAAGTTGATCCTAAAAAACGCATTCTGTTCGACCCTAAAGAATCTATCGATTTTCAAGGAAATACGGGGCCTTTTATTCAATATACTTATGCTAGAATACAATCTATTTTAAGAAAAGCAGATAATATAGATATATCGGTTTCAATTGAAAACATCACGTTACATGACAAAGAAAAAGAGCTTTTAAAACACGTTCAGTTATTTCCTGAAACAATTCAATTAGCCGCCGATAATTATAGTCCAGCCATAATTGCCAATTATATTTACGATTTAGTTAAAGAATTTAATTCATTCTATCAAAATGTATCTATTTTAGGAGCCGATTCCGATGTCGAAAAAGTGTTTAGAGTACAATTGTCTAAAACAGTAAGTCAAGTTATTAAAAATGGCTTTTTATTACTAGGTATTCAAGTGCCAGAACGTATGTAA
- a CDS encoding SprT-like domain-containing protein produces MDDTLKNHLPDNAIYHVLQLLTEEHLTIKVTGERKTKHGDYRRLPNGKHQITINGNLNPYRFLITLIHEIAHFEAFKNYGKSIKPHGIEWKQTFKQLMLPFLNPSIFPAELLPLLAKHFKNPKASSDTDVTLSLALKQFDEPNNKTYIFEIPFGSTFKLYNGRVFKKGNKRVKRYECVEVKTGRLYLFNPNAEVELINS; encoded by the coding sequence ATGGATGATACCTTAAAAAATCACTTACCAGATAACGCCATATACCATGTGCTTCAACTTCTAACCGAAGAACATCTTACGATAAAAGTTACAGGCGAACGCAAAACAAAACATGGCGATTATAGGCGTTTACCAAATGGAAAACATCAAATTACCATAAATGGAAACCTTAATCCTTATCGGTTTTTAATAACTTTAATTCATGAGATTGCTCATTTTGAAGCATTCAAGAATTACGGAAAATCTATTAAACCACATGGCATTGAATGGAAGCAAACATTTAAACAATTAATGTTACCTTTTTTAAATCCAAGTATTTTCCCTGCGGAACTATTACCATTACTAGCAAAGCATTTTAAAAACCCCAAAGCGTCAAGCGACACCGATGTTACGCTTTCGTTAGCATTAAAACAGTTTGACGAACCTAACAATAAAACCTATATATTTGAAATACCTTTTGGAAGCACGTTTAAACTTTATAATGGGCGCGTTTTTAAAAAAGGGAACAAGCGTGTAAAGCGTTATGAATGTGTTGAGGTTAAAACAGGAAGACTATACCTTTTTAATCCTAATGCAGAAGTTGAACTAATAAATTCTTAA
- a CDS encoding mannose-1-phosphate guanylyltransferase, with the protein MNKNYYAILMAGGVGSRFWPVSTQDYPKQFHDMLGTGDTLIQKTFHRLSQLIPQENIFILTNEKYNNLVLEQLPEVKQRQVVLEPAMRNTAPCILYASLKIQKENPNAVTIVAPSDHWIEDEKAFINNVEESFEFCAKNDALITLGIQPTFPNTGYGYIEFDKTTTQSIKPVNQFREKPDYQTAKSFISQGNFLWNAGIFMWSVESVISAFKNNQPELFELFQKGYAYYNTKKEYDFILENYAKAENISVDYAVMEKSENVFVLPATFDWNDLGTWGSLYDKLEKDTNNNAVVNAKTLVNEASGNMIRSNKDKIVVVDGLNDYIIVDKDEVLLIFPKAKEQNIKQVLQNVKDTFGEQYG; encoded by the coding sequence ATGAATAAAAATTATTATGCCATATTAATGGCAGGTGGAGTAGGATCACGATTTTGGCCAGTAAGTACACAAGATTACCCCAAGCAATTTCACGATATGCTTGGAACAGGCGATACCTTAATCCAAAAAACATTTCATAGATTAAGTCAACTTATTCCACAAGAAAATATTTTCATCTTAACCAATGAAAAGTATAATAATTTGGTTCTAGAACAGTTGCCAGAAGTAAAGCAACGACAAGTCGTTTTGGAACCAGCCATGCGAAATACAGCACCATGTATTTTATATGCTTCTTTAAAAATACAAAAAGAAAACCCCAATGCTGTAACGATTGTAGCACCAAGCGACCATTGGATTGAAGATGAAAAAGCTTTTATAAACAATGTGGAAGAATCCTTCGAGTTTTGTGCTAAAAATGATGCGTTAATAACATTAGGAATTCAGCCTACATTTCCTAATACAGGTTATGGTTATATAGAGTTTGATAAAACAACAACCCAAAGTATAAAACCCGTTAATCAGTTTCGTGAAAAACCAGATTACCAAACAGCAAAAAGTTTTATATCGCAAGGTAACTTTTTATGGAATGCTGGTATTTTTATGTGGAGCGTTGAAAGTGTTATTTCAGCATTTAAAAATAATCAACCAGAACTTTTCGAACTTTTTCAAAAAGGGTATGCATATTATAATACCAAAAAGGAGTATGATTTTATTTTAGAGAATTATGCCAAAGCCGAAAATATTTCGGTTGATTATGCAGTTATGGAAAAATCTGAAAATGTATTTGTATTACCCGCTACTTTTGATTGGAACGATTTAGGAACTTGGGGAAGTTTGTATGATAAGCTTGAAAAAGACACCAATAATAATGCTGTGGTTAATGCCAAAACATTGGTAAACGAGGCTTCTGGAAATATGATTAGAAGCAACAAGGATAAAATTGTAGTAGTTGATGGACTAAATGACTATATTATAGTTGATAAAGACGAAGTTTTGCTTATCTTTCCTAAAGCAAAGGAGCAAAATATTAAACAAGTTCTTCAAAATGTAAAAGACACCTTTGGAGAACAATATGGGTAA
- a CDS encoding DUF389 domain-containing protein: MEENKFNFNEDEKIKEQKVEESKEAVRKDAKGLIQSVKKFLDELLDFRDDTDRDATIEAIKNDISFKGATAWILICSIFVASIGLNANSTAVVIGAMLISPLMGPILGVGMSIAINDIDTLKRSLINLAIMIVLSLITAFLFFYLFPLSEDNSELLGRTRPDIRDVLIAFFGGLALIIARTKKGTIASVIFGVAIATALMPPLCTAGYGLAQANFEYFLGALYLFTINTIFIALATFIVLKILRFPMLKYANSKKRKRIARIATTLAIVVMFPATWTFVQVLRETNFNNAASSFIDKEVTALPHGDYLKKNATYNYMDGNEPVIEINTFGLDEIPEETIALLEGRLKDYSVLNTTSLIINQNDNDGIDSFKYMQELKSRDSIALLTQNQKITILENRVKQLSKFEKNQIPMDKIGQEIKINYDNLERLSFSNVITSDFSKIDTISVFTAKWKKEVDNNTIEKERKKLEAWLNYKLDLDSLIVRVQS; the protein is encoded by the coding sequence ATGGAAGAAAATAAATTCAACTTCAACGAAGACGAAAAAATAAAAGAGCAAAAAGTAGAAGAGTCTAAAGAAGCCGTAAGGAAAGATGCTAAAGGACTTATACAAAGCGTTAAAAAGTTTTTAGACGAATTACTAGATTTTAGAGACGACACCGATAGGGACGCTACCATAGAAGCCATAAAAAATGATATTTCATTTAAAGGCGCAACAGCATGGATTCTTATTTGCTCTATTTTTGTAGCCTCTATAGGGTTAAATGCTAACTCAACAGCAGTTGTTATTGGTGCCATGTTAATTTCGCCATTAATGGGGCCAATTTTAGGGGTGGGAATGTCTATAGCTATAAACGATATAGACACTTTAAAACGATCTTTAATAAACTTAGCCATCATGATTGTGTTAAGTTTAATTACAGCTTTTTTATTCTTTTATTTATTTCCACTAAGCGAAGATAATTCAGAACTTTTAGGAAGAACACGACCAGATATTCGCGATGTTTTAATTGCGTTTTTTGGTGGTTTAGCTTTAATTATAGCCAGAACCAAAAAAGGAACGATAGCTTCGGTAATTTTTGGTGTAGCCATTGCTACCGCTTTAATGCCACCGTTATGTACTGCAGGTTACGGTTTGGCACAAGCCAATTTTGAATATTTCCTTGGGGCGTTATATCTATTCACTATAAATACCATATTTATAGCCTTGGCAACTTTTATAGTGCTGAAAATTTTAAGGTTTCCAATGCTTAAATATGCCAATTCTAAAAAGCGAAAGCGTATTGCTAGAATTGCAACTACTTTAGCCATTGTAGTTATGTTCCCGGCTACTTGGACCTTTGTTCAAGTGCTTCGTGAAACAAACTTTAATAATGCGGCCAGCTCCTTTATAGATAAGGAAGTAACAGCTTTACCGCATGGCGACTATTTAAAAAAGAATGCGACGTATAATTATATGGATGGCAATGAGCCTGTAATAGAAATAAACACGTTTGGCTTAGATGAAATTCCTGAAGAAACCATAGCTCTTTTAGAAGGAAGATTAAAAGATTATAGTGTTTTAAATACCACATCTTTAATTATTAACCAAAATGATAATGATGGTATAGACAGCTTTAAATATATGCAAGAATTAAAATCTAGAGACTCTATTGCATTATTAACACAAAATCAGAAAATAACAATTTTAGAGAATAGAGTGAAGCAACTTTCTAAGTTTGAGAAAAATCAAATTCCTATGGATAAAATAGGGCAGGAGATTAAAATAAATTACGATAATTTAGAGCGCTTATCTTTCTCAAATGTGATTACATCCGATTTTTCTAAAATCGATACCATTTCAGTATTTACTGCAAAATGGAAAAAAGAAGTGGATAATAATACGATTGAAAAAGAACGTAAAAAATTAGAAGCCTGGCTTAATTACAAACTTGATTTAGATAGTTTAATTGTAAGGGTGCAATCTTAA
- a CDS encoding ATP-binding cassette domain-containing protein: MIEVKDLHKSFGNTHILKGISTSFEKGKTSLVIGQSGSGKTVFLKCLLGLFDYEKGTISYDGKVFGNLNSDEKRDIRSKIGMVFQGSALFDSMTIAENVMFPLRMFTKQSKSEMEDRVNFVLKRVNLENAHHKMPSEASGGMQKRVAIARAIVNKPKYLFCDEPNSGLDPKTAIVIDNLIQEITDEYNITTVINSHDMNSVMEIGEKIVFLKNGHKAWEGSKNTIFKTDNDAVTNFVYSSELFKKVRKMYLEENQ, translated from the coding sequence ATGATAGAAGTTAAAGACTTACATAAATCTTTTGGTAACACCCACATTTTAAAAGGCATTAGTACATCTTTTGAAAAAGGTAAAACAAGCCTAGTTATTGGGCAAAGTGGCTCTGGTAAAACTGTTTTTTTAAAGTGTTTATTAGGTCTTTTTGACTATGAAAAAGGTACTATATCTTACGACGGAAAAGTTTTTGGCAACCTTAATAGCGATGAAAAACGTGATATTAGATCAAAAATAGGTATGGTTTTTCAAGGCAGTGCTTTATTTGATTCTATGACGATTGCCGAAAATGTTATGTTTCCATTACGTATGTTTACTAAACAAAGTAAAAGTGAGATGGAAGATCGGGTAAACTTTGTTTTAAAACGTGTGAATTTAGAAAATGCGCACCATAAAATGCCTAGCGAAGCTTCCGGTGGTATGCAAAAACGTGTTGCCATTGCTCGAGCCATAGTAAACAAACCTAAATATCTGTTTTGCGATGAGCCAAACTCTGGATTAGACCCTAAAACAGCTATTGTTATTGATAACCTAATACAAGAAATTACAGACGAATATAATATTACAACAGTAATAAACTCTCACGATATGAATTCGGTTATGGAAATAGGTGAGAAAATTGTTTTCTTAAAAAATGGTCATAAAGCATGGGAAGGTAGTAAAAACACCATTTTTAAAACAGATAACGATGCTGTAACTAATTTTGTGTACTCTTCTGAATTATTTAAGAAGGTTCGTAAAATGTATTTAGAAGAAAATCAATAG
- a CDS encoding ABC transporter permease, producing MTYLHNIGAYFIMVKDIFRKPTKWSVMKGLILKDIDDLIIGSFGIVAFISFFVGGVVTIQTALNITNPLIPKYLVGFATRQSVILEFAPTFISIIMAGKVGSFITSSIGTMRVTEQIDALEVMGINAINYLVFPKFVALMLYPFVISIAMFLGILGGMAACIYGGFSTLDDYITGIQLDFMPFHITYAFIKTIVFAFLLATIPSFYGFFMKGGALEVGKASTTAFVWTSVAIILLNYIITQLLLS from the coding sequence ATGACATACCTTCATAACATTGGTGCCTATTTTATTATGGTAAAAGACATCTTTCGCAAGCCTACTAAATGGTCTGTGATGAAAGGTCTTATCCTTAAAGATATTGACGACTTAATAATTGGATCTTTTGGTATTGTAGCCTTTATTTCGTTTTTTGTTGGTGGTGTTGTTACCATACAAACTGCGCTAAATATTACCAATCCTCTTATTCCAAAGTATTTAGTTGGGTTTGCAACACGACAGTCTGTCATTTTAGAGTTTGCCCCTACATTCATCTCTATAATCATGGCCGGAAAAGTGGGGTCGTTTATAACCTCTAGTATAGGAACCATGCGTGTTACCGAGCAAATTGATGCTCTTGAAGTTATGGGAATTAACGCTATTAACTATTTGGTTTTCCCTAAGTTTGTTGCCTTAATGCTATATCCATTTGTAATTTCAATTGCTATGTTTTTAGGCATTTTAGGCGGTATGGCAGCTTGTATTTATGGTGGTTTTAGTACTCTAGATGATTACATTACAGGTATTCAATTAGATTTCATGCCCTTTCATATTACTTACGCTTTTATAAAGACTATTGTTTTTGCCTTCCTTTTAGCAACAATTCCATCGTTTTATGGTTTTTTTATGAAAGGCGGCGCTTTAGAAGTAGGAAAAGCAAGTACAACGGCATTTGTATGGACTAGTGTGGCTATTATACTTTTAAATTACATTATTACCCAATTACTTTTAAGCTAA